The genome window CGGCTGCGCGACGATGGCGTGCGCGGGCATGGCCACGTAATAGCCGCCCGAGGCCGCCATGTCGGACATCGAGACGATGACCGGCTTCGTGCCGCGCGTCAGCATCAGCTCGCGCCAGACGACCTCCGACGCGATCGCCGATCCGCCCGGGCTGTCGACCCGCAGCACGACGGCGCGCACCCGTTCATCGGCGCGGGCCTTGCGGACGTACTCGACGAGCGTCTCCGATCCGGCAACCTGCGCCTCGGCCGAGTCGATCGTCCGCCCGGTCGTCAGCGTGCCGACGACGTAGATGACCGCGATCCGCGAGGCGTCGCGCTGGCGAGGCTGGCGAACGCGCGCGTAGTCGTCGAGGTCGATCCACTTCGTGGTGTCGCCGTCGATTCCCGCGACATCGTCGAGCTGATCCTCGTAGGCCAGCCGGTCGACGAGGCCGGCCTCGAGGGCCTGCTCCGGGAGGAACGGGCCCCGGTCGACGAGCGCGCGAACGTCCTCGACCGGCAGGCCTCGACCCTCGGCGATGCCCTCGATGAGCTGATCGAAGGCGTCGCGATTGAGCGACTCGGCCATCTCGCGGTGCGCCGGAGTGAACCCACGCTCGGTGAAGGTGTTCGTCGCGGTCTTGTAGTCGCCGACGTGCGCGAGGTCGGGGTAGGCGCCGATGCGGTCGAACGTGCCGCGCAGGAACAGTTCGTACGAGGCGACGCCGGTCAGGTCGAGCGGACTGCCCGGCATGAGCACGATGCGGTCGCAGGCGGCGGCCAGGTAGTACTCGCGGTCGCCGCCGTATTCGAGGTAGGCCACGGCGGGTTTGCCCGACGTGCGGAACGCGGCGATGGCGTCGCGGACCTCCTGCGTCTTGCCCCAGAGGCGCGGTGCGCCGGTGGGCATGACGAGCAGGGCAACGATGCGCTCGTCGTCCCGCGCGCGGTTGATCGCCTCGACGATCGCCCGGACCGTGGGGCGCGACGGCAGCAGCGGGCCGAACACGCCGCCTGGCTCGACTTCGGCGAGGTCGCCGCGCACCCGCACGACGAGCGTCGAGCCCGGCTCGAGGGAGGGCGGACGCCCGGCCCAGGACGAGACGAGGAGCACGAGTGCCGCGGATACGAGGACGGCAATCAGGAGGAGAACGGCGACGAGACCGACGCCGCGACGGAGCGCCACGACCAACCGCCTTCGGGAAAACCGGCTCAGGCTCCGGACATGGAAGGATCGGGCCTCACGCCCTCGTGAGGCCCGGTGCCTTCGAGTATACCAAGCGTTTGAAGGCGGCCGGGGACTTCCAGTATACTTTGAAGTCTTGCCAGTCCCGGTCTGGCGCCGAGAGGGTGGTCTCGAGCGTTCGGCCGCGTCCCGACGTGCGGAAGTGGCGGAATGGCAGACGCGCTAGCCTCAGGAGCTAGTGGGGGCAACCCCGTGGAGGTTCGAGTCCTCTCTTCCGCACCAAGCGCCTCAGCAGGGTCGGGGCGTACACCCGCTGCACTCGCCGGAAGGCGCAGTCCCGCGCCGTGACCATGGGGCGCCGACCGCCGGCCCAGCTCCTCACACTCAGCCTGGCAGCGCTCATCGCCGTCGGCACGGTGCTGCTCTGGTTGCCGGTCTCCGCATCGGGCGTCGGACTCAGCTTCATCGACGCGTTCTTCACGGCCACGTCCGCTGTCTGCGTCACCGGCCTCATCGTCGTCGACACACCCGGCGACCTCTCACTGTTCGGCCAGCTCGTCGTGCTCCTGCTGATTCAGGCCGGGGGACTCGGCTACATGGCCATCACCACCGTCGTCGCGGTCGCTCTGGGACGGCAGATCACGATTCGCGATCGCCTCACCCTGCAGGAAGCCCTGAACGTCCAGACGATGGACGGCCTCGTCCGCTTCACGCTCGCGGTCTTCAGGTTCACGCTCCTTTTCGAGTTGGTGGGCGCAGCGCTGCTGGCCTCCCGGTGGGCCGCCGAGTTCGGAGCCGGCCGCGCTGCCTATCTCGGACTCTTCCATGCGGTATCAGCCTTCAACAACGCCGGCTTCTCCCTGTTCCCGGACAGTCTGATGAGCCAGCGTGGCGACTGGGTCGTGAACCTCATCGTGATGGCGCTCATCCTCTCCGGCGGCGTCGGGTTCGTGGTCTTGACGGAAGTGACACGGTGGCGCCCCCGGAAGCGCCTGTCGCTGCACACGAAACTGGTGATGACCGTGACCGCCCTTCTGGTGATCGGGGCGACGGTCGCCATCCTCGTGCTCGAGCGTCACAACCCCGCCACCCTGGCTGAACTCGAACCTGGAGAGGCAGTCCTGGCGGCCGTCTTTCAGGCCGTGACGCCCCGCACCGCGGGTTTCAACACCCTGAACACGGGTGCGCTGCTGACACCGACCCTGTTCCTGTTGATGGTCCTGATGTTCGTCGGCGCGGCGCCTGGAGGCACGGCCGGAGGTGTGAAGATCACGACGGTCAGCATTGCCGTCGCTGCGCTGTGGGCCACCATCCACGGCAGGGAGGAGGCGACCCTCTTCAGGCGGCGTCTCGCCCCCGCCCTCGTCGCCCGCGCCTTCTTCATCAGCCTGACCGCGCTCCTGGCGGTTGCCGTCATCACCGGCCTCCTCCTCGCCGTCGAAGCCCGCGGTCTGCTGCCGACGCTGTTCGAGGCCACGTCGGCCTTCGGCACGGTCGGTCTGTCGATGGGAGAGGGAGACGGCCCGGTGAGCCTGGCGGCGCACTTTTCGGCCGCTGGAAAGCTCCTCGTGATCGTGATGATGTTCGCGGGTCGCATCGGCCCGCTGACGCTGGCCGTGGCGATGGCGTATCGAGGACGCCCGCCGCGGGTTCGCTACCCGG of Acidobacteriota bacterium contains these proteins:
- a CDS encoding TrkH family potassium uptake protein — translated: MGRRPPAQLLTLSLAALIAVGTVLLWLPVSASGVGLSFIDAFFTATSAVCVTGLIVVDTPGDLSLFGQLVVLLLIQAGGLGYMAITTVVAVALGRQITIRDRLTLQEALNVQTMDGLVRFTLAVFRFTLLFELVGAALLASRWAAEFGAGRAAYLGLFHAVSAFNNAGFSLFPDSLMSQRGDWVVNLIVMALILSGGVGFVVLTEVTRWRPRKRLSLHTKLVMTVTALLVIGATVAILVLERHNPATLAELEPGEAVLAAVFQAVTPRTAGFNTLNTGALLTPTLFLLMVLMFVGAAPGGTAGGVKITTVSIAVAALWATIHGREEATLFRRRLAPALVARAFFISLTALLAVAVITGLLLAVEARGLLPTLFEATSAFGTVGLSMGEGDGPVSLAAHFSAAGKLLVIVMMFAGRIGPLTLAVAMAYRGRPPRVRYPEGKVLVG
- the sppA gene encoding signal peptide peptidase SppA, whose protein sequence is MALRRGVGLVAVLLLIAVLVSAALVLLVSSWAGRPPSLEPGSTLVVRVRGDLAEVEPGGVFGPLLPSRPTVRAIVEAINRARDDERIVALLVMPTGAPRLWGKTQEVRDAIAAFRTSGKPAVAYLEYGGDREYYLAAACDRIVLMPGSPLDLTGVASYELFLRGTFDRIGAYPDLAHVGDYKTATNTFTERGFTPAHREMAESLNRDAFDQLIEGIAEGRGLPVEDVRALVDRGPFLPEQALEAGLVDRLAYEDQLDDVAGIDGDTTKWIDLDDYARVRQPRQRDASRIAVIYVVGTLTTGRTIDSAEAQVAGSETLVEYVRKARADERVRAVVLRVDSPGGSAIASEVVWRELMLTRGTKPVIVSMSDMAASGGYYVAMPAHAIVAQPGTLTGSIGVLGGKVVTDGTLGKLGVTVDGVETGQHAGMHSPTRRYRPAERAKVEEQLQATYDQFIEKVAEARRSTPEAVDAIAQGRVWTGRQARDIGLVDELGGLDRALTLARQRARIPRDASIELLVYPPRRTLYQLVANPFGSGGARGALLSLLLTPDERRALAMFSAPFDLFQPGEPLALTPYVFVW